In the Caenorhabditis elegans chromosome X genome, one interval contains:
- the fln-2 gene encoding Calponin-homology (CH) domain-containing protein (Confirmed by transcript evidence), giving the protein MINGGRVPCRVRELGSRQYMAIFTPTQSMTHTIEMRFNGEHVSGSPWKLPVEDRGERRQEMERTMSYYSELSGPGLVRAPVNRTAQFDITGEGLELSDIQAKISGPDNREYPIRIIPRSSGKYTAEYEIEQVGEHHLTVWIAGRKVDGSPLSVAGYATEKVRLEPLGGGVPKQPVQFYVDAVEAGKGQLEISVNQGKVPNNVQMQGAGRCLVTFIPQHAGTYVIDVTFNGEQVHGCPIKVEILPKQVGQQIHANLTPTAVSTAISAGGTSLISGAFRETARSPLSARSPTSPTLLQHARQRSEETMLRSPQLLRESRKADKPWQSSYAPSSSRNAFSQSPHRDWSASTVYDRVYNSNSDVERTLSPSDPSRNRNIRETTTVIHRTPSPTGLRTQEFAERIARSPSPTGYEREFVEKRTTYRSPSPARTSSVAHSHISEVPLSPIQGMDTPFDHHERVKKVERMDPLADEEEREQRRNQLERDSKNTLGYTVAQYGDGEKRYFGDTLEKKDRPPSAGYYSSVQQRSTSPEYSTVYERYDRKSEKPDLPPRVEGHVSASYKGYEPVYSEVTTTRTTTTTEYENIDKKPNVPKKRATTPEGHVEPVNDNEEKDRQAFLRTQSEKVFEPVDAPLRRSDEKESIYDLPPQERLHKYPEEPTIALGEKANTSAIAAYTKGRQDDIDEVSRNASFPSAPTINYNERSDEVSNYNRTKEDHYGVVGEYPTAPKIAYSDSKEAVIREHYAQAKEDPYATVGECPPAPEISLRSDKLNETKNEYRRTTDSDQQDGKAGPPPPVIEISKAEQARRTEEYLRVKSEDDKILAKHGFTRKPEPSIEIQEPVTEQIRDDVVETAIAPEVPLRPVEELPHSPAPSSRSTPATTPKLSAKFRKDGKEGKPFDFGKSKFVCKHDVIKRGKEVEVKLEGIKLGKEDQLRVVVLPPANKAIPGANGGPPTEVDTKVKKSSSKYEISFKPTEVGTHKVFAYVNDMQHPLSPFAVRVYDASEIIVGEIPNQSNLNDTVEFTVDAGRAGFGNLEMAIKDADGVIIPSHVAQLESGSAKFLVTFTPATKGPHTVNITFNKEVLKNSPFEVNIVDAPLPAPVVLEPASGASAVASPSLSKKELKEQEKEKKREEKERAKREKEERATLKKEKKSKSHRFPAKTTVSKIPSLSRVGQPSSLVVEVSGHDQLEIRVLDSKKSEIGTDIVEIEPGHMQINFTPAQVGDHEIDVRYGGVPVTGSPFTCRAYDPAKIKVGAIPKGLLDKPVYFTVDASEAGVGNLEVAVCEGRVPSMAHALGHHKYDISFVPKEDVDHTITVRFNNEPVPGSPFLCQLVATAQATATGAGLERIPVDEETEIQILTDEIDSAPEARVRDPQGNDLPVNVTRSRENETLHIATYVPKCVGNHLIDIFLQGEPIAGSPFTAKAYDARKTVLVPPANAVVGKPATFVIDAARSGAGNMEIIVSVDNRNVPNFVQAEGQARFKVSFTPQDAKDHTISVKFNGISVPGSPLICSVSSAGSVPAAVVLPAAAVIGAETAVAARERIKHTPQHSSEQIKQTTTTVLQKTPEIRETVEKTGLARELNSAQIGQKKGFTIDNINKSSDCNVIITDPKGGPLPVRCYKQQDDSYWVEFTPEHLGTHTIEVTFGDVPVPGSPFKTEVIDPKNVEIRGLSDQVLLRHATTINVDRRNAGNGELQVEITDPTGSPLRTEMLKSPGGEDRITFLPNQTGPHKINVKVAGFQIPGYPQTILVSEQEKPAVYGAAVDQSIKIGEPASLIFDPKKTNGGLKIHATGPDGQKVHHNVMRRPNGTSEVVFYPEETGTYNVSIDFNNRPITGSPFTVNVVDPTKVIVNDLDMDRDGTLLLRLGHSNSFDVDATAAGPGKLRAEVRDADSSLIGNGPVVEDMGQGKYRVRFNPDQPGKYSIYLYWNELPVESAFPVRARSSAEDLPTTSRAVREPIPPPVTTTYHTREKSSGSNADDEISRIMVRGDGLHRAVLKEHNEFIIDGSDINKEGRITATLLGSKADIPVRIQQLGHNVYKATYTPLTGGTYELHILWNGKHVKGSPFAVSADTSAHLADLIDVDASTLKIGIINENIKTLIDTRRAGSGQLSALCMGPNKPAYCELYDHRDGTYALCVRPAEIGKHTLVIKYDDEHVKGSPFVVHVSLPPDPSKVRVYGPGVEHGILSLFKSNFVVETRGAGAGQLTVRVRGPKGAFNVEMQREKKNERTIHCKYEPKEPGDYQVEVKWHGEHVPGSPFLVMIVDTEKELSRYLRGEAPSPTPATPFIPPGWVAPPQMYPMQPGQQRFLPPPGHFGPMGVPSPYGSVPPPTKHKGRNH; this is encoded by the exons GCTGTCCGATCAAAGTGGAGATTCTGCCAAAACAAGTAGGTCAGCAAATTCACGCCAATTTGACGCCGACCGCTGTTTCAACCGCCATTTCAGCAG gAGGAACATCTTTAATTTCGGGTGCATTCCGAGAAACCGCAAGATCTCCATTGTCGGCTAGAAGCCCAACATCTCCAACACTTCTTCAACATGCTCGTCAACGCAGTGAAGAGACAATGCTCCGAAGCCCACAACTTCTCAGAGAATCTAGAAAAGCAGATAAGCCTTGGCAATCG TCCTACGCACCATCATCGTCACGCAACGCCTTCTCTCAATCACCACATCGTGATTGGAGTGCTTCAACTGTCTACGACAGAGTTTATAACTCGAATAGTGATGTAGAGCGCACTCTGTCTCCAAGTGATCCATCGAGAAATCGCAATATTCGAGAGACAACAACCGTCATCCACAGAACTCCGTCGCCAACTGGTTTGAG AACccaagagtttgccgaacgtATTGCCCGCTCTCCATCCCCAACTGGATACGAAAGAGAATTTGTTGAGAAGCGAACAACCTATAGGTCACCATCGCCGGCAAGAACATCAAGTGTGGCTCACTCCCATATTAGTGAGGTTCCACTTTCTCCAATTCAAGGAATGGATACTCCGTTTGATCATCATGAACGTGTGAAGAAAGTTGAGAGAATGGATCCATTGGCTGATGAAGAAGAACGTGAACAGAGAAGAAATCAGCTTGAAAGAGATTCTAAAAACACTCTAGGATACACTGTTGCTCAATATGGTGATGGTGAAAAACGATATTTTGGAGACacacttgaaaaaaaggaTCGACCACCATCTGCTGGATACTACTCATCTGTTCAGCAAAGATCAACATCTCCAGAGTACTCGACAGTTTACGAGCGATATGACAGAAAGAGCGAAAAACCAGATTTGCCGCCAAGAGTTGAAGGTCATGTCTCTGCAAGCTACAAGGGATATGAGCCAGTTTACTCTGAAGTGACAACAACTAGAACCACGACTACTACAGAATACGAGAACATtgacaaaaaaccaaatgtgCCAAAAAAGAGAGCTACTACTCCAGAAGGACACGTTGAGCCAGTAAATGACAATGAGGAAAAAGATAGACAAGCATTCTTGAGAActcaatctgaaaaagtatTCGAGCCAGTTGATGCTCCACTTCGCCGTTCAGACGAGAAGGAATCAATTTATGATCTTCCACCTCAAGAAAGACTTCATAAATACCCGGAGGAACCAACTATTGCTCTGGGTGAAAAAGCCAATACTTCAGCAATTGCCGCATACACAAAAGGACGACAGGACGATATTGATGAAGTTTCTCGAAATGCATCTTTCCCATCTGCACCAACAATTAACTACAATGAACGTTCAGATGAAGTTTCCAACTACAACAGGACAAAAGAAGATCATTACGGAGTTGTTGGAGAATACCCAACAGCACCAAAAATTGCATACTCTGATAGCAAGGAAGCAGTCATTCGTGAGCATTATGCACAAGCAAAGGAAGATCCATACGCGACTGTGGGAGAATGTCCGCCAGCTCCAGAAATTTCATTGAGATCAGATAAATTGAATGAGACTAAAAATGAGTACCGTCGTACAACAGACTCAGATCAGCAAGATGGTAAAGCAGGCCCACCACCTCCAGTGATTGAGATTAGCAAAGCCGAACAAGCTCGCAGAACAGAAGAGTATCTACGCGTGAAATCAGAAGATGATAAGATTCTTGCCAAACACGGCTTCACAAGAAAGCCAGAGCCATCAATTGAGATTCAAGAGCCAGTTACCGAGCAGATTCGGGACGATGTAGTTGAAACCGCGATTGCTCCAGAAGTTCCACTGAGACCTGTTGAAGAACTTCCACACTCTCCAGCTCCATCCTCTAGAAGTACTCCAGCCACCACACCGAAGTTATCAGCCAAGTTTAGAAAAGATGGTAAAGAAGGTAAACCTTTCGACTTTGGAAAAAGCAAATTTGTTTGCAAACATGATGTCATcaaaagaggaaaagaagtGGAGGTTAAGCTTGAAGGAATAAAGTTGGGAAAAGAAGATCAACTTCGTGTCGTTGTTTTGC CCCCTGCTAATAAAGCAATTCCTGGAGCAAATGGAGGACCACCAACAGAAGTTGATACCAAAGTGAAAAAGAGCAGCAGCAAATACGAGATTAGCTTCAAACCAACAGAAGTTGGAACACACAAGGTGTTTGCCTATGTAAATGACATGCAACATCCGCTTTCACCATTCGCTGTCCGTGTCTACGACGCGTCGGAAATTATCGTCGGCGAAATTCCGAATCAATCAAATCTCAATGACACCGTTGAGTTCACGG TTGACGCCGGTCGCGCTGGTTTCGGAAATCTCGAGATGGCTATTAAGGATGCTGATGGTGTCATCATTCCTTCTCATGTTGCACAACTTGAAAGTGGATCGGCCAAGTTTTTAGTGACTTTCACACCAGCTACAAAAGGGCCTCATACAGTTAACATTACTTTCAACAAGGAAGTTCTCAAAA ACTCGCCATTTGAAGTGAACATTGTTGATGCTCCACTCCCTGCTCCAGTTGTTCTCGAACCAGCTTCTGGAGCCTCTGCAGTTGCTTCCCCATCACTGAGCAAAAAAGAGTTGAAGgaacaagaaaaagaaaagaaaagagaagagaAGGAACGGGCCAAGCGCGAGAAAGAAGAACGCGCCActctgaaaaaggagaaaaag agcaagtCACATAGATTCCCCGCCAAAACTACCGTTTCCAAAATTCCGTCGCTTTCCAGGGTTGGACAACCGTCCTCCCTTGTAGTTGAGGTATCCGGTCACGATCAACTTGAGATTCGTGTCCTTG atAGCAAAAAGAGTGAGATTGGAACGGATATTGTAGAAATTGAGCCAGGACACATGCAAATTAATTTCACACCAGCTCAAGTTGGCGATCACGAGATTGATGTTCGATATGGAGGTGTGCCTGTAACAGGATCACCATTCACTTGCAGAGCCTACGATCCAGCTAAGATTAAAGTCGGAGCAATTCCAAAGGGCCTTCTGGATAAACCCGTATACTTCACag TTGATGCATCTGAAGCTGGTGTTGGAAATCTTGAAGTTGCTGTCTGCGAAGGACGTGTTCCATCAATGGCACACGCTCTTGGACACCACAAGTACGACATTTCGTTTGTGCCAAAGGAAGACGTTGACCATACTATCACTGTTCGATTTAACAATGAGCCAGTCCCAG GGTCTCCTTTCTTGTGTCAACTTGTTGCAACTGCGCAAGCAACTGCTACTGGTGCAGGTCTCGAAAGAATCCCAGTCGACGAAGAAaccgaaattcaaattcttacCGACg AGATCGATTCGGCTCCAGAAGCACGTGTTCGTGATCCACAAGGAAACGATCTACCAGTCAACGTGACTCGCAGCCGTGAAAACGAAACGCTCCACATCGCCACTTATGTGCCAAAATGTGTCGGAAACCACTTGATTGACATTTTCCTCCAAGGAGAGCCAATTGCGGGATCTCCATTTACCGCAAAAGCATATGACGCTAGAAAAACTGTGTTGGTCCCACCAGCAAATGCAGTCGTTGGAAAGCCTGCGACATTTGTCATCG ATGCTGCCCGCTCTGGTGCTGGAAACATGGAGATCATCGTCTCGGTCGACAACcgaaatgttccaaatttcgTTCAAGCTGAAGGACAAGCTCGATTCAAAGTTTCTTTCACACCACAGGACGCCAAAGATCACACCATCAGCGTGAAGTTCAATGGAATCAGTGTTCCAGGATCTCCACTTATCTGCAGTGTGAGCTCAGCTGGGTCAGTGCCAGCCGCTGTCGTTCTTCCAGCTGCAGCAGTAATTGGAGCAGAAACTGCAGTTGCTGCTAGAGAGCGTATCAAGCACACTCCTCAACACTCGTCAGAACAAATCAAGCAAACAACTACAACGGTTCTCCAAAAGACGCCAGAAATTAGAGAGACAGTTGAGAAGACTGGATTGGCCAGAGAATTGAATTCTGCTCAAATCGGACAAAAGAAAGGATTTACAATTGATAATATCAACAAATCTTCAGATTGCAATGTCATTATCACAG ATCCAAAAGGAGGACCGCTTCCAGTTCGTTGCTACAAACAGCAAGACGACAGTTATTGGGTAGAATTCACACCGGAACACCTTGGAACTCACACCATCGAGGTCACTTTTGGTGATGTTCCTGTGCCAGGATCTCCTTTCAAGACTGAAGTTATCGACCCAAAGAATGTGGAAATTCGTGGTCTCTCTGATCAAGTTTTGCTTCGACATGCTACCACTATTAACG TTGATCGTCGTAATGCTGGAAATGGAGAGCTTCAAGTTGAAATCACTGACCCGACCGGATCTCCACTACGCACAGAAATGCTCAAATCTCCTGGTGGCGAAGACCGTATTACTTTCTTGCCAAACCAAACTGGACCCCACAAGATTAATGTGAAGGTTGCTGGATTCCAGATCCCTG GATATCCACAAACAATATTGGTTAGCGAGCAAGAAAAACCAGCGGTTTATGGTGCTGCTGTTGATCAATCGATCAAGATCGGAGAGCCGGCTTCTCTGATTTTCGATCCAAAAAAGACAAATGGAGGACTCAAAATTCACGCAACAGGTCCAGATGGACAAAAAGTGCACCACAACGTAATGCGTAGACCAAATGGCACATCAGAAGTTGTCTTCTATCCTGAGGAAACTGGAACTTACAATGTCAGCATTGACTTCAATAACCGTCCAATCACCGGAAGCCCATTCACCGTGAATGTTGTCGACCCAACCAAGGTCATTGTTAACGACCTAGACATGGATCGCGATGGAACTCTTCTCCTCAGACTTGGTCACTCGAACTCATTTGATGTTGACGCGACGGCAGCCGGACCCG gcaaactTCGCGCGGAAGTTCGAGACGCCGACAGTTCGCTGATCGGCAATGGCCCGGTTGTCGAGGACATGGGACAGGGAAAATACCGCGTTCGATTTAATCCAGATCAACCCGGAAA GTACTCGATTTACTTGTACTGGAACGAGTTGCCAGTTGAGAGCGCATTCCCAGTGAGAGCCCGATCGTCTGCCGAAGACTTGCCGACAACTTCTCGCGCTGTCAGAGAACCCATCCCACCACCAGTTACAACAACTTATCACACACG CGAAAAGTCGTCTGGTTCAAATGCCGATGACGAAATTAGCAGAATAATGGTGAGAGGAGATGGTCTTCACAGAGCTGTTCTCAAGGAGCACAATGAATTCATCATCGATGGAAGTGATATCAACAAGGAGGGTCGTATCACAGCAACACTTCTAGGATCAAAAGCAGACATTCCTGTGAGAATTCAACAACTCGGACATAATGTCTACAAAGCTACTTACACTCCATTGACTGGAGGCACCTATGAACTTCATATTCTTTGGAATGGAAAGCACGTTAAAGGATCACCATTTGCTGTTTCTGCAGACACATCTGCTCATTTGGCTGATCTTATTGACGTTGATGCTTCGACTcttaaaattggaataatcAATGAGAACATTAAGACATTGATTGATACTCGTCGTGCTGGATCCGGACAACTTTCAGCTTTATGTATGGGTCCGAATAAGCCCGCTTACTGTGAACTGTATGATCACAGAGATGGAACTTATGCCCTCTGTGTCAGGCCAGCTGAGATTGGAAAGCATACATTGGTTATCAAATACGACGATGAGCACGTAAAAGGAAGTCCATTCGTTGTTCACGTGTCTCTTCCACCAGATCCGTCAAAAGTTCGCGTCTACGGGCCAGGAGTTGAACATGGAATTCTTTCTCT tttcaaatcCAATTTCGTCGTGGAAACCCGAGGTGCTGGCGCTGGACAACTGACTGTTCGTGTCAGAGGACCAAAGGGAGCCTTCAATGTGGAAATGCAAAGAGAGAAGAAGAATGAAAGAACGATTCACTGCAAGTATGAGCCAAAGGAACCAGGGGATTATCAG gtcgAAGTGAAATGGCACGGAGAGCATGTTCCAGGTAGTCCATTCCTTGTCATGATCGTCGACACCGAGAAAGAACTCTCAAGATACCTTCGCGGCGAGGCTCCGTCTCCAACACCAGCAACGCCATTCATTCCGCCAGGATGGGTAGCTCCACCACAAATGTACCCAATGCAACCAGGACAGCAACGTTTCCTGCCACCACCAGGCCATTTCGGACCAATGGGTGTTCCAAGCCCATATGGATCCGTTCCACCTCCGACCAAACATAAAGGACGCAATCATTAA